The nucleotide window CCACCATACTACCACCACAGGACAGACCTTCCATGGAGCGATGGTTCAGAAAGCCCAAGGGGCCAGGGGCTGGGTCCAGCACACCTTGGTCCAACTGCAGGAGATGCTGGCTGAGAGATACTCAACAGCCGAGCCTGTGAGGATATTCCCCAGCCGTCCTGAACCACAAAGATTCAAACCAAGTGTGCTCACTCTCGGAGAGCAAGGAAAAACTGGGATACACAGGCAGACTCACAAAGAAGCAAAACAACTGAGTCTGGAGTCCCAGTTCAGTCCTAAAAATAAGTTGGGTGTAAAGATTGATGCCTCTGTCCAGATGGAGTTTGATGGACCTTACTCATTAGATGAGAGGCTAATCAAACAGCAAGATGTTTTCCAAATAGACATAATTCACACTGAGGGCTCATCAAAGGGAAGGCCAGATGTTGAGCTAGTGGTCATTGCAGAGATCACTGACGTGTCACAGGAAGTTCCAACACCAGAGAGGCCTAGGGCAACAGCCCCCCTCCCAACACTGACAACTTCCTCACTTAGCAGCATAGAAAGGATATTGTGGTTTAAAGCTGTGTCTGATGGAGATGACACCAAATATAAACTGACCAATGGATTCATAGGGTTACTCAGGAAAAATAGAGATTTCCTGAGTAAGCCGCAACGTGAGGTACAACCCGCTCTGGTGAGACGGAGTCAAGTTAAAAATGGAGAACGAGTGGACAATGAAGGACAAAAAGAACACCCCAAAGAACCTTcaggagatgaggaagaggataGCGCTTTGACAGACTATCCACCGACAGAAACAACTGAGGGTGACAGCAATAGCAAAGAAAAATACGCTGATGTAACACCATCAACAGATGCACCTCAAACAGATTATGCAGATGTAACAGAGGAAGTAGAAGACAGTGGAGAGAAGGAACCAGAAAGAGAATCTACAACAGTCACACCAATATTCACATTACCTCCAAAAACAGAGCGCACAGAGGAAACTGAGAGTGCAATGACAGAAATGGTAGATGAACAAGAATTCCCTACTACACTCCCCACACCTACAACTGAAAGCCAAAAAACCAAGTTAATGgatgaaacagagacagtcaatacAAATGTGGAGAACGACCCTGAGGAACTGGAGTCCACATTAGAACCTTTAACATCTAAAATAATCTCACAAACAGTAGGTGAAACCATAAACGATCAAGAACCTACACTCATGACAGAACCAACAGAAAGTATAGATGAACTTTCAGTTACCACAGATAGCTTGCAGACAGAGCGCATAGATGAAACTGAGAGTGCAATGACAGAAAGTATAGAGGAACAAGAATTCCCTACTACACTCCCCACACTTACAACTGAAAGCCAACAAACCAAGTTTACAgatgaaacagagacagtcaacacaaATGGGGAGAACGACCCTGAGGAACCGGAGTCCACTTCCGAATCTTTAATATCTACAACAATCTCACAAACAGTAGGTGAAACCATAAACGATCAAGAACTTACACTCATGACAGAACCAACAGAAAGTATAGATGAACCTTCATCTACCACAGACAGCTTGCAGACAGAGTGCACAGATGAAACTGAAAATCCACCAACAGAAAGTATAGATGAACTGCCTCCTACAGATGGATGTCCAGAAACTGAGATTACAGAAAATCAAACAGAAAATATAGAAGAGCCATCAACTCCCATTGAAGAAACTGACAATCCAACAACAGAAAATGTAGAAGAACCATCACCTACCATTGCAGAAACTGACAATCCAATAACAGAAAATGTAGAAGAACCATCACCTACCATAGAAGAAAGTACAACACATGACAAGCACATACCTACTACATTTAGCCCAGAGACTGAAAATCCACCCACAAAAACTACCCAAGAAACAGATAATCAACCAACAGAAAGTGTTCACGTATCTTTACCCATACCAGAAAGCTTGAAGACAGAACATGAAACGGACTTTCCAGTTTTGCCGGTTTGCAAAGGATTGGTCCATCGAACTGATGCAGTGATAAGTCACTGTAGGGAAAGAATGCGTTTGAATCCAGGGAAGAAATCAAATGAGACAAGTGCATCAGACAATGTATCACGAGAACTACTCTACATCACAATCACCCCAGAGACAACAGATCCAAGCTCAGAATCACTGACCATATGTGAGGatgagacagaggacagagatcCTAGTACAGACAACAGCAACCTGTCCCATCCATCCAGCAAAGATGAACATTTCTACTACTCTAATGGAAAGCTGAAGAGAATCCAACATAACGTAAATCCTAAAGAGTCCGCTACAGACACTGCACCAGGAGAAGTCACTGAGGCCCCAGAAACAACAGGCCCAGAATCAATAACCATATCTGTGGacgagacagaggatggaggtccTAGTGAAATCAGCCAAACAGATGGAGAAGAGCATCACAAGGAGCATGAGTCAATTACAGACATTAACAACCCGTCCAGCGATGGCAATGATGAacatttttactactttaatgGGAAGCAGAAGAAAGTCAGAAATAACTTATATCCTAAGGTGAACGATATGTTAAATACACACCACAGCCATAGCTCCAAAATTGCTGAAGGGGAAATGAATGTCAAAAGTATATCTGATTATTTGATCTCACAGGTGAAAAGAGACTTAACATCTGGGGAAAGTCTCAGAAGACATAAACGCAATACTTCCAATGGTCATCATTACCATTCTGACCCATCAGGTAGTGTCAAAATGAGGCTGATGAATGCTGATGGGATGTCTCAGAATGtccacacagagagaacagagagtcAAACCAAGTTGGAGATACAAGAGCCAACCACAGCATCCAAATCAGACAGAGAGATCAACACAcataaagagagaagagagctatCCTCTGAGATAGAAGTAAACACAACCCATGACAAACAGTCAGTGAATCTGGCTCTGGTCATAACTCAGGGCCACAATGCCTCTCAATTGGACAAAAAGTTGCCTATAACCCAACCAACTGGACAGCAGACTTTGTTGAAGTCACATGATGGCTCAGAGCCCAATGGACAGACGCTAAAGACAACCCTCTGCCAAGGCCTAATTCACCGTGGGGGATCTGTGACATACTGTTTATGGAGGAACTACCGTTACAAGGCCCGGAGAAAGCATATCTACAAtgagactccagccacccagggCCAACAGGACTCAGGAGACAATAAACCTCACACCTGGAAACCTAAGGAGAGTAATAATCGTGTCACCGTGACCCCAATTCCCTCTCAACCAGACCAGACAGATGTCACAGCTATTAACACCTCTGAAGAGCCAGGTTTGGCAGGTGACACCTCAGGGGCATTGATAGTTAAAACAGCAGATGAACTCAGGGGCGGAGGGAAAGTCCTGACAATCCTCCATAGCCATTCTTTACTCATGGATGGCTTTCTTATTTGCAGGGGTCTTGTGAGTCGAGAAGCCATGTCCCTGAAGAGATGTGTTGTTAGAATGAAACAGAAGATACATTTAAACAATTAGCTCCCTCAAGTTATTACAACAATGTGAAAAGTTTAATGGAAGCCCTGGAGAAGTACACTCATCCGGTCAAACTGAAGAAAAGCGTAATGATGTAAAGATTTAAATTaataccaaaagtatgtggacacctgctcgtcgaacatctcattccaaaatcatgggcattagtaTGGGGTTgatccccccctttgctgctataacagcctttactcttctgggaaggctttccactagatgttggagcattgctgcaaggacttccattcagccacaagagcattaacgaggtcgggcactgatgttggggcaATTAGGCCCGGCTCGCATTCAGTGTtacaattcattccaaaggtgttcgatggggttgaggtcagggctctgtgcaggccagtcaagttcttccacaccgatctcgacaaaccatttccgtatggacctggctttgtccacgggggcattgtcatgctgaaacaggaaaagacCTTCCCCA belongs to Oncorhynchus keta strain PuntledgeMale-10-30-2019 chromosome 9, Oket_V2, whole genome shotgun sequence and includes:
- the LOC127931902 gene encoding uncharacterized protein LOC127931902, which gives rise to MTAIMHRGVDLGISHPVTHIVSGVAPVEHEQTWNTMGVRPSVAWIAYHHTTTTGQTFHGAMVQKAQGARGWVQHTLVQLQEMLAERYSTAEPVRIFPSRPEPQRFKPSVLTLGEQGKTGIHRQTHKEAKQLSLESQFSPKNKLGVKIDASVQMEFDGPYSLDERLIKQQDVFQIDIIHTEGSSKGRPDVELVVIAEITDVSQEVPTPERPRATAPLPTLTTSSLSSIERILWFKAVSDGDDTKYKLTNGFIGLLRKNRDFLSKPQREVQPALVRRSQVKNGERVDNEGQKEHPKEPSGDEEEDSALTDYPPTETTEGDSNSKEKYADVTPSTDAPQTDYADVTEEVEDSGEKEPERESTTVTPIFTLPPKTERTEETESAMTEMVDEQEFPTTLPTPTTESQKTKLMDETETVNTNVENDPEELESTLEPLTSKIISQTVGETINDQEPTLMTEPTESIDELSVTTDSLQTERIDETESAMTESIEEQEFPTTLPTLTTESQQTKFTDETETVNTNGENDPEEPESTSESLISTTISQTVGETINDQELTLMTEPTESIDEPSSTTDSLQTECTDETENPPTESIDELPPTDGCPETEITENQTENIEEPSTPIEETDNPTTENVEEPSPTIAETDNPITENVEEPSPTIEESTTHDKHIPTTFSPETENPPTKTTQETDNQPTESVHVSLPIPESLKTEHETDFPVLPVCKGLVHRTDAVISHCRERMRLNPGKKSNETSASDNVSRELLYITITPETTDPSSESLTICEDETEDRDPSTDNSNLSHPSSKDEHFYYSNGKLKRIQHNVNPKESATDTAPGEVTEAPETTGPESITISVDETEDGGPSEISQTDGEEHHKEHESITDINNPSSDGNDEHFYYFNGKQKKVRNNLYPKVNDMLNTHHSHSSKIAEGEMNVKSISDYLISQVKRDLTSGESLRRHKRNTSNGHHYHSDPSGSVKMRLMNADGMSQNVHTERTESQTKLEIQEPTTASKSDREINTHKERRELSSEIEVNTTHDKQSVNLALVITQGHNASQLDKKLPITQPTGQQTLLKSHDGSEPNGQTLKTTLCQGLIHRGGSVTYCLWRNYRYKARRKHIYNETPATQGQQDSGDNKPHTWKPKESNNRVTVTPIPSQPDQTDVTAINTSEEPGLAGDTSGALIVKTADELRGGGKVLTILHSHSLLMDGFLICRGLVSREAMSLKRCVVRMKQKIHLNN